The following are encoded together in the Scytonema millei VB511283 genome:
- a CDS encoding class I SAM-dependent methyltransferase gives MSETMNQKIQKDFDRIALLEQPMWNHNSHYHRFLLKQLTLHCDNILEIGCGTGKLSRLLAQRADRVTAIDLSPKMIEIAKQQSQDYANINFQVADILKWRFPVSQFDAIVSIATFHHLPLERLLPNLEIALKPGGKLIVLDLLENEGIQGIVNNAIAIPLNWLFQICRNRGFRPTRETVEAWREHLRTDKYLTQSQVQYIYKNLLTGANVKIHLFWRYSIVWKKL, from the coding sequence ATGAGTGAAACAATGAATCAAAAGATTCAGAAAGACTTTGACCGAATTGCGTTGCTTGAGCAGCCGATGTGGAATCACAATAGCCACTATCACCGATTTTTGTTAAAACAATTAACATTGCATTGTGACAATATTCTTGAAATTGGCTGCGGTACCGGTAAATTATCTCGTCTTTTAGCTCAACGTGCTGATAGAGTTACTGCTATCGATCTATCTCCTAAAATGATAGAAATTGCAAAACAACAATCTCAAGATTATGCAAATATAAATTTTCAGGTAGCCGATATTTTGAAATGGAGATTTCCAGTCAGTCAGTTTGATGCAATTGTTTCCATAGCAACTTTTCACCATCTACCACTAGAAAGATTACTGCCAAATCTGGAGATAGCTTTAAAACCTGGTGGAAAGTTAATTGTTTTAGATTTGTTAGAGAATGAAGGTATACAAGGTATTGTAAATAATGCGATCGCCATTCCCCTTAACTGGCTATTTCAGATATGCAGAAACAGAGGCTTTAGACCGACAAGAGAAACTGTAGAAGCTTGGAGAGAGCATCTTCGTACAGATAAATATTTGACGCAATCGCAAGTACAATATATTTATAAAAATTTGCTAACGGGAGCAAATGTTAAAATCCACTTATTCTGGCGTTATTCAATAGTTTGGAAAAAATTATAG
- the bioD gene encoding dethiobiotin synthase: MIILIAGTDTEVGKTVLTTALTAYGQKYQPQRAVGVMKLMQAGVGDRELYTNLFSLDQSPQEIAPLYFDAPLAPPVAAAKEGRQIDLGIVWQALQSLQARKDWVIVEALGGLGTPVTQELTVADLAASWRLPTVLVVPVKLGAIAQSVANVALAKLSRIDLRGIVLNCTQPRSEIEIAELAPTDLIQSLTNIPILGCLPYLEDPKDLNKLAQIASDLDLERLMSLVISNR; the protein is encoded by the coding sequence ATGATAATTCTGATCGCGGGAACTGATACGGAAGTTGGCAAAACAGTTCTGACTACGGCTTTGACTGCTTATGGGCAGAAATATCAACCTCAGCGTGCTGTGGGTGTGATGAAGTTGATGCAAGCAGGAGTGGGCGATCGCGAGTTGTATACTAATCTATTCTCCCTCGACCAATCACCCCAAGAAATTGCCCCGCTCTATTTTGACGCACCCCTCGCCCCGCCTGTAGCCGCCGCGAAAGAGGGAAGACAAATCGACTTGGGGATTGTTTGGCAAGCCTTACAAAGCCTGCAAGCAAGAAAGGATTGGGTGATTGTCGAAGCTTTAGGCGGTTTAGGTACGCCTGTAACCCAGGAGTTAACCGTTGCTGATTTAGCTGCTTCCTGGCGCTTGCCAACGGTATTAGTGGTTCCGGTAAAATTGGGGGCGATCGCTCAATCTGTGGCAAATGTTGCCCTAGCAAAATTATCTCGGATCGATTTGCGCGGCATTGTGCTTAATTGTACCCAGCCTCGTTCTGAGATAGAAATTGCTGAATTGGCACCAACTGATTTAATTCAATCTCTGACAAATATTCCTATATTGGGTTGTTTACCTTATTTAGAAGATCCGAAAGATTTAAATAAATTAGCTCAAATAGCCTCGGATTTGGATTTGGAAAGGTTGATGTCTTTAGTAATTAGTAATAGGTAA
- a CDS encoding serine/threonine-protein kinase, which translates to MNQPPLQPPLQLGTVLQNRYRVDRVLGQGGFGRTYLAEDLGRFNELCALKELIPAQADNYALEKSQQLFQREAAILYQIQHPQVPQFRATFEEDRRLFLVQDYVAGKTYRTLLDEYQAKGQTFSEAEVFHLLKQLLPVLAHIHARGIIHRDISPDNIILRESDAKPVLIDFGVVKELATRFQSSSSTPAQATTVGKLGYAPSEQIQTGRAYPSSDLYALAVTVVVLLTGREPQELFDDLTLVWHWQRWATVTPGFAQILNRMLSYKPNDRYQNVAEVAKALQAIEPQIAQSPAAPISTVQTLAVASNPDLVASFTKPDPVITTSKNRWSQTWLIVPVLMLVAVLAGIGGWAIMSAMLGRNTERSQPPTPQNFPSPVVPSAQPTPTPDSPTPFATPTPTLDQSPVVYSQALNLVPGSSSDVTGSLRANVTVNYTFVAERGQQLSATLAQEGALLTVLGPDKQAIADASQVTSYQGTLPSTGIYTVQLTPAPGVDESQYQLNLSLESLNKPAPTPSLPTSSPASPAVEVPTAETETINFAEGQSRTQVSGRTSRRQIQRYLVDLEEGQQLSVIVTRGAVTLDVRDPNGNVLKGKNEFHWQGRVKRSGQYQIDVVPLANNEVEFGVNVGVYK; encoded by the coding sequence ATGAATCAACCTCCCCTACAACCTCCGCTTCAGCTTGGTACTGTTCTGCAAAATCGCTATCGTGTCGATCGGGTTCTAGGTCAGGGGGGGTTTGGACGAACCTATTTGGCAGAAGATCTCGGGCGATTTAACGAGTTGTGCGCTTTAAAAGAATTAATTCCAGCGCAGGCGGACAATTATGCCTTAGAAAAGTCCCAGCAACTCTTTCAGCGTGAAGCAGCAATTCTCTATCAAATTCAACATCCGCAAGTCCCACAGTTTCGCGCCACTTTTGAAGAAGATCGGCGTTTATTTTTGGTGCAGGATTATGTGGCTGGGAAAACCTACAGAACGCTATTGGATGAATATCAGGCAAAGGGGCAAACTTTTTCCGAAGCAGAGGTTTTCCATCTACTCAAACAACTACTACCCGTTCTCGCCCACATTCACGCGCGTGGTATTATCCATCGCGATATTTCTCCAGATAATATTATTTTGCGGGAAAGTGATGCTAAACCCGTTTTAATTGATTTTGGTGTCGTTAAAGAGCTAGCGACCCGCTTTCAGTCCTCCAGTAGTACTCCAGCTCAAGCAACCACAGTAGGAAAACTAGGTTATGCTCCCAGCGAACAAATTCAAACTGGCAGAGCTTATCCCAGCAGCGATCTTTATGCCTTAGCCGTAACCGTAGTCGTATTGCTGACAGGTCGAGAGCCACAGGAATTGTTTGACGATCTCACGTTAGTCTGGCACTGGCAGCGATGGGCAACAGTCACGCCTGGATTTGCTCAGATCTTAAACCGAATGTTAAGTTACAAACCAAACGATCGCTACCAAAATGTAGCCGAAGTCGCCAAAGCACTGCAAGCGATCGAACCCCAAATTGCTCAGTCACCTGCCGCACCGATTTCAACAGTACAAACTTTGGCTGTTGCTAGCAATCCCGACCTGGTTGCATCCTTCACCAAACCCGATCCAGTGATTACCACCTCTAAAAACCGCTGGAGTCAAACTTGGTTAATCGTTCCAGTCTTAATGCTCGTCGCTGTCTTAGCAGGAATTGGCGGTTGGGCGATTATGTCTGCTATGCTCGGTCGCAATACTGAGCGATCGCAACCCCCCACACCGCAGAATTTTCCTTCGCCAGTCGTTCCCAGCGCCCAACCGACACCCACACCCGATTCTCCTACTCCCTTTGCTACGCCAACACCCACACTCGACCAATCGCCAGTTGTATACAGTCAGGCACTCAATTTAGTTCCTGGTAGCAGCAGCGACGTTACAGGTAGCCTGAGAGCTAACGTTACGGTTAACTACACGTTTGTTGCCGAACGAGGGCAACAACTGAGTGCTACATTGGCACAGGAAGGGGCGTTACTTACAGTATTAGGTCCAGATAAACAAGCGATCGCCGATGCCAGCCAGGTGACAAGCTATCAAGGTACGCTACCATCAACCGGGATCTACACGGTTCAACTGACTCCCGCGCCTGGTGTTGATGAAAGTCAATACCAACTGAATTTAAGTCTGGAAAGCTTAAACAAACCTGCACCCACACCATCACTACCTACCTCATCTCCGGCTAGTCCTGCGGTAGAAGTTCCTACGGCTGAAACAGAAACAATTAACTTTGCCGAGGGACAGAGTAGAACGCAGGTGTCAGGTCGTACCAGCAGGCGGCAAATTCAGCGCTATCTGGTCGATCTGGAAGAAGGACAGCAGTTATCGGTGATTGTGACGCGAGGAGCGGTAACTTTAGATGTGCGCGATCCCAATGGCAATGTATTGAAGGGAAAAAATGAATTTCACTGGCAAGGACGAGTCAAGCGTAGCGGACAATATCAGATAGATGTCGTGCCACTGGCTAATAATGAGGTTGAGTTTGGGGTGAATGTGGGGGTGTATAAGTAG
- a CDS encoding ribose-phosphate pyrophosphokinase: protein MLRSATLKLQPAPIAVADNNRLRLFSGSANVPLAQEVARYLGMDLGPMIRKRFADGELYIQIQESIRGCDVYLLQPTCNPVNDHFMELAIMIDACRRASARQITAVLPYYGYARADRKTAGRESITAKLVANLITEAGASRVLAMDLHSAQIQGYFDIPFDHVYGSPVIIDYLASKQLTDIVVVSPDVGGVARARAFAKKLDDAPLAIIDKRRQAHNVAEVLNVIGDVAGKTAVLVDDMIDTGGTISEGARLLRQEGARQVYACATHAVFSPPAVERLSSGLFEEVIVTNTIPIPQEARFQQLTVLCVANLLGETIWRIHEDSSVSSMFR from the coding sequence GTGCTACGATCGGCAACTTTGAAATTGCAACCTGCTCCGATCGCAGTTGCAGATAACAACCGACTGAGATTATTTTCTGGCTCTGCCAACGTACCTTTAGCCCAGGAAGTTGCTCGTTACCTGGGCATGGATTTGGGTCCGATGATTCGCAAGCGATTTGCTGACGGCGAATTGTATATCCAAATTCAAGAATCGATTCGCGGTTGCGATGTTTATTTATTGCAACCAACTTGCAATCCCGTCAACGATCACTTCATGGAATTAGCAATCATGATTGATGCCTGTCGGCGAGCATCGGCAAGGCAAATTACAGCGGTACTGCCTTATTATGGCTATGCCAGGGCAGACCGCAAAACGGCAGGGCGGGAATCAATTACGGCGAAGTTAGTAGCTAACTTAATCACCGAAGCGGGAGCCAGCCGAGTTCTGGCAATGGATTTACATTCAGCACAGATCCAAGGATATTTTGATATTCCTTTCGATCACGTTTATGGCTCTCCCGTAATTATTGATTATTTAGCAAGCAAGCAACTAACTGATATCGTGGTTGTTTCCCCAGATGTTGGGGGTGTGGCAAGGGCGCGGGCATTTGCCAAAAAACTCGACGACGCACCGCTGGCGATTATTGACAAACGCCGTCAGGCTCATAATGTCGCTGAGGTATTGAATGTGATTGGTGATGTCGCTGGTAAAACAGCCGTGCTAGTCGATGACATGATCGATACTGGCGGGACGATCTCGGAAGGAGCGCGGTTACTGCGCCAAGAAGGGGCGCGTCAGGTGTATGCTTGTGCTACCCATGCAGTGTTTTCACCTCCGGCGGTTGAACGGTTGTCTAGCGGATTGTTTGAAGAGGTGATCGTCACGAATACGATTCCCATTCCTCAAGAAGCGCGTTTTCAACAATTAACTGTGCTTTGCGTAGCTAATTTGTTAGGAGAAACTATCTGGCGGATTCACGAAGATAGTTCTGTGAGTAGTATGTTTCGCTAA
- a CDS encoding DUF6888 family protein, producing MLSNLYKDIHLLRFDDKTGDIYILAGENLQIIVLPNEPWRFVDETEL from the coding sequence ATGTTGTCTAACTTATACAAAGATATTCATCTACTCCGTTTTGATGATAAAACTGGAGATATTTATATTCTAGCTGGTGAAAATCTTCAAATTATCGTACTCCCTAACGAACCTTGGAGGTTTGTGGATGAAACCGAACTTTGA
- a CDS encoding DUF6887 family protein, translating to MKPNFEQMSVPELRAYVLQHKDDIEAIRALFHHPSLKWQSMPPLVDQGGLPIEENIRTAEEAIKQRIEQAKRKQEEN from the coding sequence ATGAAACCGAACTTTGAGCAGATGAGCGTGCCGGAACTAAGGGCGTATGTATTACAACATAAAGATGATATAGAGGCAATTCGTGCTTTATTTCATCATCCTAGTCTTAAATGGCAAAGTATGCCTCCTCTTGTAGACCAAGGCGGTTTACCAATAGAAGAAAATATTCGGACTGCTGAAGAAGCAATTAAACAAAGAATCGAACAAGCAAAACGAAAACAGGAAGAGAATTAA
- a CDS encoding NUDIX hydrolase translates to MHKPGEIRVLALGIVRQGDRVFISEGYDPVKQQTFYRALGGGVEFGETSLEALQREFQEELQAEIKNIKYLDCQENLFTFNGQPGHEILFVYECDFVDPKFYQIDEITFMEKKRKKRALWVECDRFKSGELRLVPEQFFKYLS, encoded by the coding sequence ATGCATAAACCAGGAGAAATCCGAGTTTTAGCTTTGGGAATTGTCCGTCAGGGCGATCGCGTTTTTATTTCTGAAGGTTACGATCCGGTAAAACAACAAACTTTTTATCGCGCCTTGGGTGGTGGCGTAGAGTTTGGAGAGACAAGTCTTGAAGCTTTACAACGAGAATTTCAAGAGGAACTTCAAGCAGAAATTAAAAATATAAAATACCTCGATTGTCAAGAAAACTTATTTACTTTTAACGGACAACCAGGTCATGAAATTTTATTTGTTTATGAATGCGATTTCGTCGATCCAAAGTTTTATCAAATAGACGAAATAACCTTTATGGAGAAAAAACGCAAAAAACGCGCGCTTTGGGTAGAATGCGATCGGTTTAAATCGGGAGAATTAAGACTTGTGCCAGAGCAATTTTTCAAGTATCTGTCATAA
- a CDS encoding DUF3531 family protein, with product MQVQFREFNPFDVWFWIEFSNVPAPMEKQYVEEVFQSWFYLGKLGGFNAENLQVQEEGLDLSYMEYDTHQADDSMMALMHNMGEFEYQGTWARCWFDLGTSDAIAIDILINSLRQLSQEYVRIERLYIGGENDDWTVEDNDEDRSRFIYDGN from the coding sequence ATGCAAGTTCAATTTCGCGAATTTAATCCCTTTGATGTCTGGTTTTGGATCGAGTTTAGCAACGTACCTGCCCCAATGGAAAAGCAGTATGTTGAGGAGGTATTTCAGTCCTGGTTTTATCTAGGAAAATTAGGTGGGTTCAATGCCGAAAATTTGCAAGTTCAAGAAGAAGGATTAGATCTTAGCTACATGGAGTATGACACGCACCAGGCTGATGATAGCATGATGGCGCTGATGCACAACATGGGTGAATTTGAGTATCAGGGAACTTGGGCGCGCTGCTGGTTCGATCTAGGTACGAGCGACGCGATCGCGATCGATATTCTGATTAATTCTCTCCGGCAATTGAGTCAGGAATATGTCAGGATCGAACGGCTGTATATTGGTGGCGAAAATGACGATTGGACTGTAGAAGACAATGACGAAGATCGTTCTAGATTTATTTACGATGGTAATTAG
- a CDS encoding Sll0314/Alr1548 family TPR repeat-containing protein, protein MIRQMFGAIALSTTLIVYLISPTLAQDPFRATNQRPIGEKTEAAFKAMFEQGDYISADRYLKAISGNEQQEPLAYAMRASLAYVLNEDYNSLGNYGKKTLDTARQLTSTDPLRGNLYSAVGHFLLGASALFREGTVKGTPQALAELRQVYEYMDKAEAISSTDPELNLLRGYMDLMVSVNLPFSNPEQAIGRLQRFAGPKYLSERGVAVGYRDLKKFPQAIEAVDRAMKASNGNPELYYLKGQILSTYGNQQKSAAMLQESVKNFDLAIAKKAQLPPDLVKQIERERRKAAQRLSVVAQQK, encoded by the coding sequence ATGATCAGGCAAATGTTTGGTGCGATCGCGCTTTCCACTACACTGATTGTTTACCTCATTTCTCCGACTCTGGCTCAAGATCCCTTTCGCGCTACGAATCAAAGACCGATTGGCGAAAAAACTGAAGCCGCTTTTAAAGCCATGTTCGAGCAGGGAGATTACATTTCAGCAGATCGCTATCTCAAGGCAATTTCAGGTAACGAGCAGCAAGAGCCTTTAGCTTATGCCATGAGAGCTTCCCTTGCTTACGTCCTCAACGAGGACTACAATTCTTTAGGCAACTATGGCAAAAAGACATTAGACACGGCTCGCCAACTCACATCAACCGACCCGTTGCGCGGTAACTTATACTCAGCAGTCGGTCATTTTTTATTGGGTGCATCTGCTTTGTTTCGAGAAGGAACAGTGAAGGGAACGCCGCAAGCTTTAGCAGAGTTACGGCAAGTCTACGAGTACATGGACAAAGCTGAAGCGATCTCCTCTACAGACCCCGAATTAAACTTGCTGCGGGGATACATGGACTTAATGGTATCGGTCAATCTGCCCTTTTCCAACCCAGAACAAGCAATTGGGCGCTTGCAAAGGTTTGCAGGACCTAAGTATTTATCGGAAAGGGGTGTAGCGGTTGGCTATCGAGATTTGAAAAAATTTCCCCAAGCCATAGAAGCTGTGGATAGAGCGATGAAAGCGAGTAATGGTAACCCAGAGTTGTATTATCTTAAAGGACAAATTCTCTCGACCTACGGCAATCAGCAAAAGAGCGCAGCCATGTTACAGGAATCGGTGAAGAATTTCGATTTAGCGATCGCCAAAAAAGCCCAACTCCCACCCGACTTAGTTAAGCAAATCGAGCGAGAGAGACGCAAGGCAGCTCAACGGCTAAGTGTAGTAGCGCAGCAAAAATAG
- a CDS encoding ABC transporter ATP-binding protein translates to MLYLKNLTYHPPASSTAILKSIDLELAPQQLGLIIGPSGSGKSTLLEILSGLVSPTAGNVSWGTQELLPENLQELAGLVFQFPERHFCGGTILEELRLGHPELGSERVKQALSDVGLENLPLHTPPQVLSGGQQRRLAMSVQLIRKPALLLLDEPTAGLDWSMRRQLVHLLSQLKQQRTLLVVTHDAGDLLAIADRCWSIQHGKIYPTAPLAIEPHQVV, encoded by the coding sequence ATGCTTTATCTGAAAAATCTGACTTATCACCCCCCAGCAAGTTCAACAGCTATTTTAAAATCGATTGACCTAGAGTTAGCACCCCAGCAGTTGGGATTGATTATTGGTCCTAGTGGTTCTGGCAAGAGTACGTTATTAGAAATCTTATCGGGGTTGGTATCGCCAACTGCGGGTAACGTAAGTTGGGGGACGCAAGAATTACTACCAGAAAATTTACAAGAGTTGGCAGGATTGGTATTTCAGTTTCCAGAGCGTCATTTCTGCGGTGGTACAATTTTAGAAGAATTACGCTTGGGACATCCCGAATTAGGTTCGGAACGAGTCAAACAAGCTTTATCAGATGTCGGTTTGGAGAATTTGCCTCTACACACACCACCGCAAGTTCTCAGCGGTGGACAGCAACGCCGCTTGGCTATGTCGGTTCAGTTGATTCGCAAACCCGCACTGCTTTTATTAGACGAGCCTACGGCTGGTTTAGATTGGTCAATGCGCAGGCAGCTAGTTCATTTATTATCCCAACTTAAGCAACAACGGACGCTGTTAGTTGTAACTCACGATGCAGGAGACTTATTAGCGATCGCCGATCGCTGTTGGTCAATTCAACATGGCAAGATTTATCCTACAGCACCGTTGGCGATCGAACCGCATCAAGTAGTATAA
- the rsmG gene encoding 16S rRNA (guanine(527)-N(7))-methyltransferase RsmG, which produces MEESHSILPEMCEIWQQTLNWQPSIAQQAQFQRLYEAIVAGNQKLNLTRITAPEEFWEKHLWDSLRGIAPFLGGVSEGDKEDREDKEELLLSTSEFRIPNSEFRILDIGTGAGFPGIPVAIALPDAEVTLLDSTQKKVAFLNSLITEMSLQNARTLVGRAESINKQFQQSNNYDIALVRAVAAADICANYALPFLRSEGLAILYRGNWSQDEEKTLEATVKKLGGKIENIEKFTTPLSHGMRHCIYLRKINS; this is translated from the coding sequence ATGGAAGAGTCTCATTCTATACTGCCGGAAATGTGTGAGATTTGGCAGCAAACTTTAAATTGGCAGCCTAGTATCGCACAACAAGCGCAATTTCAGCGGCTTTATGAGGCGATCGTTGCAGGTAATCAAAAATTAAATTTGACTCGCATTACTGCACCAGAAGAGTTTTGGGAAAAGCATCTGTGGGACTCTTTACGGGGAATCGCGCCTTTTCTAGGGGGGGTAAGTGAAGGAGACAAGGAAGATCGAGAAGACAAAGAAGAATTATTACTTTCGACCTCTGAATTCCGAATTCCGAATTCCGAATTCCGAATTCTTGACATTGGTACGGGGGCGGGTTTTCCTGGAATTCCTGTCGCGATCGCTTTACCTGATGCTGAGGTAACTTTACTCGATTCTACGCAGAAAAAAGTTGCTTTTCTCAATTCCTTAATTACTGAAATGAGCCTGCAAAATGCTCGAACTTTAGTTGGTAGGGCTGAAAGTATCAACAAGCAATTCCAACAGTCTAACAATTATGATATAGCTTTAGTTAGAGCTGTAGCGGCGGCTGATATTTGTGCAAATTACGCTTTACCTTTTCTTAGATCGGAGGGTTTAGCTATTTTATATCGAGGTAATTGGTCACAAGACGAAGAAAAAACTTTAGAAGCCACAGTAAAAAAGTTGGGTGGAAAAATTGAAAATATTGAAAAGTTTACCACTCCTTTAAGTCACGGTATGCGCCATTGCATTTATTTGCGCAAAATTAATTCATAA